The following DNA comes from Taeniopygia guttata chromosome 20, bTaeGut7.mat, whole genome shotgun sequence.
ACTCGGGATTCCAGCGCTTCAATTTCCTCCTGTAAACtcctctgaaacagaaaaaataaattcaaatcaATCCTGTACAACAAACTGAGCCAGGCTTGTCAGCAACACAGAACCAACAAAGAGGTGCCTCTTTTCAGCTCATTCCCAGGTCTGGCTGCAGGGTTCACTGCTGGAGTGCCTTTGGAGTGATTCAAATCCTAAACCAAACATCCATTCCAGACTGTGAAAGCTCCAGAGGGTGCAGATCCCACCCCAGTGCCCAGCTcacacacagcccagctgctccagacAAACCTTGGCCTCCTCCAGCATCTCCTGCGTCTCCTCCAGCGAGTGGCTGATGAAGACATCCCCAATCTGGTAGGGAACCGGGTGGGAATCTTCATCATCCAGCAGCATGATCTCATCACAGGCATCCTCCAGgttctgcagctgcttctgtttGCCAGGACACAGAAAGAGGCTCCCTGTGTAAAGCCTTtccatgggcacagctggagttTGGGGACAAATCCCACCCACCACCAGGACATCCATGAGATCAGAGTCAGAGCTGGAATTCAGCAATTCCATCCAGTAAAAACTCCTAGTCAGCACTCATTATCTGTCATTAACAGAATAATTAACTGTCCAAGCAAGGGCAATACAGCAGATTTAAATATCACTAATATCTGATATTAGTGACATTTATTAATTAATCTGATATCTTACCATTCTCTATTTCCAAAGTGTAAGAAACCTCATATCAGAACCCAAGCATAACTTAAACTCACAGTAACTCTCTTCTGCTAGTTTTCTCTGTTCCATCTAAAAATCCAATGAAAGCTCATGAGATCAGAAGCAAATATACCTTTTTCACTTCTATCTCTTCTTTCAGCTCTGTGATCCTGCTGGTGTTTCTTGCAAACTTGTTAATTTTCTGTTGATCTTCGAAGGTGACATTGACATCTTCTGCAGCCTGCGAGGAGGAGAGGTCAAAACGATGATTTCAGTTTTTACATTAACTTGAGTTTCACTGCAAGGATACTCCTACAAAGTGATGGGAAATAATCTGGCAAACACCACACTCTGCTTATGCACCTGATTGCTCAAAGTGCCTATTCATGGACACCAGAAATACCCACATTTAGCTGGGTAACATCCAATTAAAACACTGCCCCTAACAATTAATCCACAGCATCCTAAAGGCAAAGCAGTTTCCTTGCCGCTGGGGACTGAACTGGACACCGTGCTCTGAGTTTTCTCTGCACAGACACCACGAACAGGAGCAGTTAGTGACGTACAGAGCAGAATGGCTGCGAAGTGACAGAGAGGAGGGATATTTGGGGAGGAATTGTGAGGGAGGTCAGGCCTTGGAGCCCCTGGGACAGTgcgaggtgtccctgccatggaatGATGCAATGAGATGAATTTAAAgctcctttccaacccaagccatgaTGATGACGACTCCATAACTAAGCACCCTCTCAGAGAACGGATTTCTCCTCACATCCACCCTGTTTATCCATCGTTGTTTACAACGAGCCGCCCCAGCCCGGCGCCCTCAGCTCCCGAGCGGCGGCCGCGCCGTTCTGGGCACGGCTCGGCCCGGCCGCGTCCGAGGCTGAGGGACACAGCGGAGAAACCTCGGGAGGGATGGAATTCCTGCGGGAAGGGAGAAAATCCTGCTGAAAAGGAGTGAATCCCGCCGGGCCCGCTCCCCACTCACCGCCTTCTTCATGGTGGCGGCCATGTTGGCGCTGGAGCGGCCATGCGGGGCTGAACCACCCGCGCCCCGCGCACAGGGGGTGCAGTGGGCACggggaagagaaggaagcaaaggaaaaactcCAGGAAAAGGCCGCGAGCCTGGGAAAAATCGGGAATTGTCTCCATGGGCACCGCTGGCAGCGCGCCGGGGTGTCCCGAGCGGCCGCGCAGCTCGCAGTGATGTGAAGGCGCCCCCGCGGCGCTTGGTACGGCCCGGTGGGAGGGGCGGCAGGCGGCtccggggcggggccgccagggggcgccgTGAGACGGGAATGGGCGGGATCCGCGGGATAACgggatccatgggatccatAACGGGATCCATAACGGGATAACGGGATCCATAACGGGATCCATAACGGGATAACGGGATAACGGGATGGGATCCGTGGGATAACGGGATAACGGGATCCATAACGGGATAACGGGATAACGGGATGGGATCCGTGGGATAACGGGATAACGGGATATCGGGATAATGGGATAACGGGATAATGGGATAACGGGATCCATGGGATAACGGGATATTGGGATCCATGGGATAACGGGATAACGGGATAACGGGATCCATGGGATATCGGGATAACGGGATCCATGGGATATCGGGATAACGGGATAACGGGATCCATGGGATAACGGGATAACGGGATCCATGGGATAAAACGGGATAATGGGATAACGGGATAACGGGATAACGGGATAAcgggatgggatccatgggataaCGGGATAACAGGATCCATGGGATAACGGGATCCATGGGATAACGGGAtaatgggatccatgggataatgggatccatgggataaCGGGAtaatgggatccatgggataacgggataacaggatgggatccatgggataacgggatgggatccatgggataaCGGGATAACGGGATCCATGGGATAATGGGATCCACATGATAATGGGATAACTATTGGGATATTAGGATAACAGGATAACAGGATAATGGGATAACGGGATATTCGGATAActattgggatattgggataacgGGATATTGGGATccatgggatattgggataatgggatccatgggatattgggatccatgggatattgggataatgggatatTGGAATCCACGGGATATTGGGATAACTGGATAACAGGATATTGgaatccatgggatgggatccatgggatattgggatggaatgggatgggatggcataACGGGATGCgatgatgggatgggataacaGGATAACGGGATAGTAGGATATGGATGGGATCTATGGGATgggggaatgggatgggatggagtaGGATGGGATACTTAATTCTATAATATTGCCTGAAATAAAATgatttctggtttgtttttttttccagtcctgAATGATTGCTCATTTCAAAACTCCTGTTCCAAACCAGTAGGAAAGACAGGGTAATAAAGGATATTTTGGGTGCTCCTCAGGCTGatgttacattttattttggtgcatcatcatcatcaccgTGCCTTGCTACCCACTGAGGAAAGAAGCTCATCACCAAATTTCTCCCCAGAGAACCGCATGATTTATTATTAGTTTCTATAAAAACATAATCCCGGCTCCAAAGCTCTCTTTTCCTCAGAAAACAacctctcctccctcctgctAGGAGAGGACAGAGCCTGACCGCGGGTatttccctggctgcaggaacTGCACAGCACACGGGCCAGTGCAGCTTCCCTCAAGAGAACAGGAGCGGATTTCACAAGAATCCGATGACTCCAAGGCTTTGAaaagaaatcctttttttctcccacatGCTCGGGCAAGCTCTGCGGGGTGAGCCTTGCCAAGAGCAACTCACTGCAGACCTTTCTTAtgtaaataaaagtgaaaacagCTCCCGAGTGCAGGCAGGCAGCgtggaggaaggagaggaaccCGCTGAACCCAGCGCCCTCGCTCCTCTCCGGTTGCATAAAGGACTTGCTCCTTcttgctctgctccctgctgctgttgtttggCTTCCCCTTGCTGGGATCCCTTCCACGCCCTGCCCTCGTCTCACGGCTCCTCTGGGGCTCTTGGCACATTTTCCCTTCCTCGCTCCAGCCTTCTGCAGTGAAACCAGTGGGGAAGGGCATTGCCATGCTTTTGCTGCCTCGTGGAGACCTTTGGagttcccaaaatctcccatcTCCCTGACTCATGGAGACCTTTGGAGttcccaagctcttccctctccctgcctcatggagaccattggagttcccaaaatctcccctctccctgccttaTTGAGACCTTTGGAGTTCCCAAAATCTCTCCCTGCATCATGGAGACCTTTGGagttcccaaaatctcccccccTCACCCTGCCTCATGGAGACCATTGGAGTTCCCAAActcttctcccctctccctgcttcaTGGAGACCTTTGGagttcccaaaatctcccctctccctgcctcgTGGAGACCTTTGGAGTTCCCAAActcttctcccctctccctgcttcaTGGAGACCTTTGGAGTTCCCAAAATCTCTCCCTGCCTCATGGAGACCTTTGGAGCTCCCAAActcttctcccctctccctgcctcatGGAGACCTTTGGAGTTCCCAAACTCTTGTCCCCTCTCCGTGCCTCATGGAGACCTTTGGAGTTCCCAAActcttctcccctctccctgtctCATGGAGACCTTTGGAGTTCCCAAActcttctcccctctccctgtctCATGGAGACCTTTGGagttcccaaaatctcccctctccctgcctcgTGGAGACCTTTGGAGTTCCCAAActcttctcccctctccctgccttaTTGAGACCTTTGGAGTTCCCAAAATCTTCTCCCCGCTCCCTGCCTCATGGAGACCTTTAGagttcccaaaatctcccctctccctgcttcaTGGAGATCTTTAGagttcccaaaatctcccctctccctgcctcatGGAGACCTTTGGAGTTCCCAaaatctctcctctccctgcctcatGGAGACCTTCAGAGTTCCCAAACTCTtctcccctgtccctgcctcatGGAGACCTTCAGAGTTCCCAAACTCTtctcccctgtccctgcctcatGGAGACCATTGGAGTTCCCAaactcttccctctccctgcctcGTGGAGACCTTTGGAGTTCCCAAACTCTTCTCCCCGCTCCCTGCCTCATGGAGATCTTTGGAGTTCCCAAAAtcttctcccctctccctgcctcatGGAGACCTTTGGagttcccaaaatctcccctctccctgcctcatGGAGACCTTTGGAGTTCCCAaaatctctcctctccctgcctcatGGAGACCTTCAGAGTTCCCAAACTCTtctcccctgtccctgcctcatGGAGACCTTCAGAGTTCCCAAACTCTtctcccctgtccctgcctcatGGAGACCATTGGAGTTCCCAAACTCCAAAGTGGAGCGTGGCAATGTTTATATCCCCACACAGGTCACGGCCAGCTGGAGGTTTCCTGGGCTGGTGGAATTTGCATTTTCATCCACTGCTACTGTCATCCTGGAGAGGAGTAATCATCCAGAATGGGAGATAAGAAGAGGAGTTTGGTGttaaaaaacagtatttaagTGAGAATAGAAAAAAGgtttcttctgctttcatttcacAGCAAAAGTGGGTATCTTAGAGATCTCAGTTTTCAAAACCGTTTCAGTTCCTCTTCTGGAGAATGGGAATTACTGTACTTTCCCATCAATATTTACAAAACTCGAAGATCATCAGTTGGAAAGAGAATTAAAAGAATTAACCCAGAATTAAAAGTGTATAAACAAGCACGAGCAAACTCTGCAATAACA
Coding sequences within:
- the PFDN4 gene encoding prefoldin subunit 4 isoform X1, which encodes MRMNSFEGSQLRACETMSLKSLEQAAEDVNVTFEDQQKINKFARNTSRITELKEEIEVKKKQLQNLEDACDEIMLLDDEDSHPVPYQIGDVFISHSLEETQEMLEEAKRSLQEEIEALESRVESIQSVLSDLKVQLYAKFGNNINLEAEDS
- the PFDN4 gene encoding prefoldin subunit 4, whose translation is MAATMKKAAAEDVNVTFEDQQKINKFARNTSRITELKEEIEVKKKQLQNLEDACDEIMLLDDEDSHPVPYQIGDVFISHSLEETQEMLEEAKRSLQEEIEALESRVESIQSVLSDLKVQLYAKFGNNINLEAEDS